Proteins from a single region of Papaver somniferum cultivar HN1 unplaced genomic scaffold, ASM357369v1 unplaced-scaffold_70, whole genome shotgun sequence:
- the LOC113344023 gene encoding uncharacterized protein LOC113344023: protein MRRVEGQPRHRLNEEEKKRERKRQELLNIRSAGSGQAIEQQEGEHINSSLNAQVRKLFIYSRDYENGYTVESNIGVEVNLGGSREQLMRQQTQCNGVVLDDKEYRQRVMEERQRQTQLFSQQPCTQYILGENKATKYKKYNDRRKAERASKKEPVQKVKNTKQVSAIRILCVDSNVKKFMHTRSTAQKARWASVREKKGDMERMTASSDAVTVPKLGLVPKARVHVQPETLYAFLTEEEKYNILLRSGQIKVSWTNQGTSCGGTTKWHFYWWTYSKT, encoded by the exons ATGCGGAGAGTGGAGGGTCAACCCCGGCATCGTTTGAACGAGGAGGAAAAAAAACGTGAAAGAAAACGTCAAGAATTATTAAATATTCGCAGTGCAGGGTCTGGGCAAGCAATAGAACAACAGGAGGGTGAGCATATCAATAGTTCATTAAATGCTCAGGTTCGTAAGTTATTTATTTACAGTAGAGACTATGAGAATGGTTACACTGTCGAGAGCAACATTGGTGTAGAAGTTAATTTGGGAGGGAGTAGAGAACAATTAATGCGTCAGCAAACACAATGCAATGGTGTTGTATTAGACGATAAAGAATATAGACAACGTGTAATGGAGGAGAGGCAAAGACAAACTCAG CTTTTTAGTCAACAACCTTGTACACAATACATACTCGGGGAAAATAAG GCTACCAAATATAAGAAGTATAATGATCGGAGAAAGGCCGAGAGAGCGTCCAAAAAGGAACCAGTGCAGAAAGTTAAAAACACTAAACAAGTATCCGCGATAAGGATCTTATGTGTTGATTCAAATGTAAAAAAATTTATGCACACACGATCTACAGCTCAGAAAGCGCGGTGGGCATCTGTGAGAGAGAAGAAGGGAGATATGGAGAGAATGACTGCTAGCAGTGATGCTGTCACGGTTCCAAAATTGGGTTTGGTTCCCAAGGCACGCGTACATGTGCAGCCAGAAACATTG TATGCTTTTTTGACTGAGGAGGAAAAGTATAATATACTTCTAAGAAGTGGACAAATCAAGGTTTCGTGGACAAATCAAGGAACAAGTTGTGGTGGGACAACAAAATGGCATTTCTATTGGTGGACATATtccaaaacataa